In one window of Haloimpatiens sp. FM7315 DNA:
- a CDS encoding NAD(P)/FAD-dependent oxidoreductase, translated as MSERYDIAIIGSGPAGLSAAINAKIRNKSIIVFGNEDFSNKLMRAPKVDNYLGFYGVTGKDLKDKFKEHISSMDINIIYEKINNVYALGEYFTLMVADKSYEAKKVILSTGIEFSKPLKGEEKFLGRGASYCATCDAPLYKNKTVAIVGYNEESQKEANFLSEIANKVYYIPMYKCKYDLLDTIEIVEDKPIEIVGNLKVEKLILKEREIEAEGIFILKDSVPPSELVPGLEMEEGHIKVNRDMLTNIPGCFAAGDCTGKPYQYMKAAGEGQIAALSAVSELDNK; from the coding sequence TGCAGGTCTTTCTGCAGCTATAAATGCTAAAATTAGAAATAAAAGCATTATAGTTTTTGGAAATGAAGATTTTAGTAATAAACTAATGAGAGCTCCTAAGGTTGACAATTATCTAGGGTTTTATGGTGTCACAGGTAAGGATCTAAAAGATAAGTTTAAAGAGCATATAAGCTCTATGGACATAAATATCATCTATGAGAAAATAAATAATGTATATGCTTTAGGAGAGTATTTTACCCTTATGGTAGCTGACAAAAGCTATGAGGCAAAGAAGGTTATACTGTCAACAGGTATAGAATTTAGTAAGCCTTTAAAAGGTGAAGAAAAGTTTTTAGGTAGAGGAGCCAGTTACTGTGCAACCTGTGATGCTCCTTTATATAAAAACAAAACAGTAGCTATAGTTGGGTATAATGAGGAATCTCAAAAGGAAGCTAATTTCTTAAGTGAAATTGCAAATAAAGTATATTATATACCAATGTATAAATGTAAATATGATTTATTGGACACTATTGAAATAGTTGAGGATAAGCCTATTGAGATAGTAGGAAATTTAAAAGTAGAGAAGCTAATTCTTAAGGAAAGAGAAATTGAAGCTGAAGGTATATTTATTTTAAAAGACAGTGTGCCACCTAGTGAATTAGTTCCAGGGTTAGAAATGGAAGAGGGGCACATTAAAGTAAACAGGGATATGTTAACTAATATACCTGGATGTTTTGCAGCAGGGGATTGTACTGGAAAGCCTTATCAGTATATGAAGGCAGCTGGAGAAGGACAAATAGCAGCTTTGAGTGCTGTAAGTGAATTAGATAACAAATAA
- a CDS encoding cell wall hydrolase, protein MRKTITFLLLFTLCLCAPKVEGMERDSAPLDYQKNVKSLNYQKNIKSLYKEDSKNVIAVFDNKKTYYISSEEVYLMAQVVYGESRGEPYDGKVAVASVILNRVVSGKFPDTVEGVVKQKNAFSCLSNGKITVKPDKASYNAVLDALKGKDPTSKAIFFYNPKTATCSWMKSINKVNIKSIGNHIFLQ, encoded by the coding sequence ATGAGAAAAACAATTACTTTTCTTTTACTTTTTACTTTGTGTCTTTGCGCCCCAAAAGTAGAAGGGATGGAAAGGGATTCTGCCCCACTTGATTATCAAAAAAACGTTAAGAGTTTAAATTATCAAAAGAATATAAAGAGTTTATATAAAGAAGACAGCAAAAATGTTATTGCAGTTTTTGACAATAAAAAAACTTATTATATTAGTAGTGAAGAAGTTTATCTAATGGCACAAGTAGTTTACGGTGAAAGTAGAGGAGAACCCTATGACGGTAAGGTTGCAGTAGCCTCTGTTATATTAAATAGAGTAGTAAGCGGAAAATTCCCCGATACTGTTGAAGGTGTTGTTAAACAAAAAAATGCCTTTTCATGTTTAAGCAATGGTAAGATAACGGTAAAACCTGATAAAGCTAGTTACAACGCTGTTTTAGATGCTTTAAAAGGCAAAGACCCTACAAGTAAAGCAATATTTTTTTACAATCCTAAAACAGCTACTTGCTCATGGATGAAAAGCATTAATAAAGTTAACATAAAATCAATAGGAAATCACATCTTTTTGCAGTAA
- the cdaA gene encoding diadenylate cyclase CdaA: MQALYVTIKTIKDINVLSILDIAVVTFIFYKIYNLIKETRAEQLLKGILLVFLLIPVSEILHLNTLNWILNKTLPLGLVTFVIIFQPEIRRALEHIGRSTFEKHIMEDDEAMYKVITEVANAVENLAESKTGALIVIEQRTGLGEVINNGTKLDAIVSSAILENIFVVNTPLHDGATVIRNDRIISAGCVLPLTNNNDINKKLGTRHRAAIGISETSDALTIVVSEETGTVSLAVNGGLTRNYDKDRLKNILIKIMQYRKKRKISFKEKVKGWIKGERKIS, translated from the coding sequence TTGCAAGCATTATATGTGACAATAAAAACTATAAAAGACATAAATGTATTATCTATCTTAGATATAGCAGTAGTTACTTTTATTTTTTATAAGATATATAATTTAATAAAAGAAACTAGGGCAGAGCAGCTACTTAAAGGAATCCTTTTAGTTTTTTTACTTATACCTGTAAGTGAAATTCTACATCTAAACACTCTAAATTGGATACTAAATAAAACTCTTCCTTTAGGGTTAGTTACTTTTGTTATTATATTTCAACCTGAAATTAGAAGAGCCCTTGAACACATAGGTAGAAGCACCTTTGAAAAACATATAATGGAAGATGATGAGGCTATGTATAAAGTTATAACTGAAGTTGCAAATGCAGTTGAAAATTTAGCTGAATCTAAAACAGGTGCGTTAATAGTTATAGAGCAAAGAACTGGCCTTGGAGAGGTGATAAACAATGGTACTAAATTAGATGCTATTGTAAGCTCGGCCATACTTGAAAATATATTTGTAGTAAATACCCCGCTTCATGATGGAGCTACTGTTATAAGAAATGATAGGATAATAAGCGCAGGATGTGTTTTGCCTCTTACAAATAACAATGATATCAATAAGAAATTAGGAACAAGACATAGGGCAGCTATAGGTATATCTGAAACCTCAGACGCATTGACTATAGTTGTTTCCGAAGAAACAGGAACAGTATCCTTAGCGGTTAATGGGGGGCTTACCAGAAATTATGATAAAGATAGATTAAAAAATATACTCATTAAAATAATGCAGTACAGGAAAAAAAGAAAGATTTCATTTAAAGAGAAGGTGAAGGGATGGATAAAGGGAGAAAGAAAGATTTCTTAA
- a CDS encoding YbbR-like domain-containing protein: MDKGRKKDFLIKFCCFIAAFGLWLYIYNIENPIKTTIVKNVGVSITNKDVLSQYNLVELPNQDYSVNLTVKGATSKIYSLKPSQFKLEADLSTYALKKGKMQIPVIIKESPEDVTIINPETLWVEIEIDKYTQKNVPVKSVVKGKVKEGYNALEPLISPNTVVVGGPSKYVSLVDHANVSINFNNDENNIENTYTLIPVDSSGKEVDHVKVEPKEVSVKIPLDKTKYVPVEANLKSTGDKTVSSLTIIPDNVAISGEPEVLKKITKLTTEEIDLSRISKDGIVEAKLKVPDNIKLVDVEEKVKIKVTFETAMQKNISGYKNF, translated from the coding sequence ATGGATAAAGGGAGAAAGAAAGATTTCTTAATAAAATTTTGTTGTTTTATTGCGGCATTTGGTTTGTGGTTATACATTTATAACATAGAGAATCCTATAAAAACAACAATAGTAAAAAATGTTGGAGTTAGCATCACAAATAAGGATGTTTTATCTCAATATAATTTAGTTGAATTGCCTAATCAAGATTACAGTGTCAATTTAACTGTAAAAGGAGCTACAAGCAAAATATATTCTCTTAAGCCTTCACAATTTAAATTAGAGGCGGATTTAAGCACTTATGCCCTTAAAAAAGGTAAAATGCAAATACCTGTAATCATAAAAGAAAGCCCAGAAGATGTTACTATAATAAATCCAGAAACTTTATGGGTGGAAATAGAAATAGATAAATATACACAAAAAAATGTTCCAGTAAAGTCAGTTGTGAAAGGAAAGGTTAAGGAAGGTTACAATGCTTTAGAGCCTCTTATAAGCCCAAATACTGTAGTTGTAGGTGGGCCTAGCAAATATGTAAGTTTAGTGGATCACGCAAATGTAAGTATTAATTTTAATAATGATGAAAATAATATCGAAAATACTTATACTTTAATTCCTGTAGATTCTTCTGGAAAAGAAGTAGACCATGTGAAAGTAGAACCTAAAGAGGTAAGTGTAAAAATACCTTTAGATAAGACAAAATATGTTCCAGTGGAGGCTAATTTAAAATCTACTGGTGACAAAACAGTATCTAGCTTAACTATTATACCAGATAATGTTGCAATTTCGGGAGAGCCAGAGGTTTTAAAGAAAATTACAAAGTTAACTACAGAGGAAATTGATTTATCTCGTATTTCAAAGGATGGTATAGTAGAGGCTAAGTTAAAGGTTCCGGATAATATTAAACTTGTAGATGTAGAGGAAAAAGTAAAGATTAAGGTTACTTTTGAAACTGCAATGCAAAAAAATATTAGTGGATATAAAAATTTCTAA
- a CDS encoding CdaR family protein — MDIKISNLDEKFNAELKTKQISVLVSGNKEIINLLKDGDIEAYVDLKNLKEGSYDLPLNIKKPDNIDKVSYDPQKVSVSIKPKEESEVTNAN, encoded by the coding sequence GTGGATATAAAAATTTCTAACTTAGATGAAAAATTTAATGCAGAGTTAAAAACTAAACAGATTTCTGTACTAGTATCTGGGAATAAGGAAATAATAAATTTGTTAAAAGACGGGGATATAGAAGCTTATGTAGATTTAAAAAATCTAAAAGAGGGAAGTTATGATTTGCCTTTAAACATAAAAAAACCAGATAATATAGATAAGGTGTCCTATGACCCTCAAAAGGTAAGTGTAAGCATAAAGCCTAAGGAAGAGAGTGAAGTTACTAATGCCAATTAG
- a CDS encoding NAD(P)/FAD-dependent oxidoreductase has product MPIRINNVILDIDEDMEMIKVKTLRKIKMKEKDISEFKILRESIDARKKDNIKFNYTVEVSALNESKIINRLRDRDVLLEKPCYEDEFIYGNKKMEHRPVIVGMGPAGMFAGLFMAEKGYRPIIIERGEKVEDRTRTIEKFWKTGELDLNSNVQFGEGGAGTFSDGKLTTRIKDTRCDYILHKMVEYGAPKEIIYKGKPHIGTDILKIVVKNIRNKIIELGGKIRFKSILEDIIVKENKLKSIVVNGEEIPCEALILAIGHSSRDTYKMLYDRQIFMSPKAFAIGVRVEHPQDMININQYGKFANHPRLKAADYRLSYTSKNTGRSVYSFCMCPGGEVVAAASEEGRLVTNGMSYFKRDKENANSAIVVSVNPKDFKDNSPLSGMEYQRHYEELAYKVGGKSYRAPIQLMGDFIKDRKSNRLGKVIPSYKPGYEFSNIKDCLPNYVVDTLREGFLNFNNKIKGFAYEDALLTGIETRTSAPIRIDRNEKLQSISAEGLYPAGEGAGYAGGIVSAAVDGIKVAENIMKEYFL; this is encoded by the coding sequence ATGCCAATTAGAATAAATAACGTTATATTAGATATTGATGAAGATATGGAAATGATAAAAGTAAAGACACTTAGAAAAATTAAAATGAAAGAAAAGGATATTAGTGAATTTAAGATATTAAGGGAATCTATAGACGCTAGAAAAAAAGATAATATTAAATTTAACTATACTGTTGAAGTTTCAGCTTTAAATGAATCTAAGATAATAAATAGGTTAAGGGATAGGGATGTATTACTTGAAAAACCATGTTACGAAGATGAATTTATATACGGAAACAAAAAAATGGAACATAGACCAGTAATAGTTGGAATGGGTCCTGCAGGAATGTTTGCAGGGCTATTTATGGCGGAAAAGGGATATAGACCTATAATCATTGAAAGAGGAGAAAAAGTAGAAGATAGAACAAGAACTATAGAAAAATTTTGGAAAACCGGTGAGCTTGATTTAAATTCTAATGTTCAGTTTGGAGAGGGTGGGGCTGGAACCTTTTCTGATGGAAAGTTAACAACTAGAATTAAAGATACTAGGTGCGATTATATTCTACATAAAATGGTTGAGTATGGAGCTCCAAAAGAAATTATATACAAGGGAAAACCTCATATAGGAACAGATATATTAAAGATAGTTGTAAAAAACATTAGAAATAAAATTATAGAACTAGGTGGGAAAATAAGATTTAAAAGCATACTAGAAGATATAATAGTAAAGGAAAATAAACTAAAATCCATTGTTGTAAATGGAGAGGAAATTCCTTGTGAAGCTTTAATATTAGCCATAGGACATAGTTCTAGAGATACTTATAAGATGCTATATGATAGGCAAATATTTATGTCACCTAAGGCTTTTGCAATTGGTGTAAGGGTTGAACATCCACAGGATATGATAAATATAAATCAGTATGGTAAATTTGCAAATCATCCTAGATTAAAAGCAGCAGACTATAGGCTCTCTTACACTAGTAAAAATACAGGAAGATCTGTTTACAGCTTTTGTATGTGTCCAGGGGGAGAAGTTGTAGCAGCAGCTTCAGAGGAAGGCAGACTTGTTACCAATGGTATGAGCTATTTTAAAAGGGATAAAGAAAATGCTAATTCTGCTATAGTGGTTTCTGTAAATCCCAAAGATTTTAAAGATAATAGTCCTTTAAGTGGAATGGAGTATCAAAGACATTACGAAGAATTAGCCTATAAAGTAGGAGGAAAATCCTATAGGGCTCCAATACAATTAATGGGAGATTTTATAAAGGATAGGAAGAGCAATCGACTAGGTAAAGTTATACCTTCTTATAAACCTGGATATGAATTTTCAAATATTAAAGATTGCCTCCCTAATTATGTTGTAGATACTTTGAGGGAAGGATTTTTAAATTTTAACAACAAAATAAAGGGATTTGCTTATGAGGATGCCCTATTAACAGGTATAGAAACCAGAACTTCAGCCCCAATACGAATAGATAGAAATGAAAAATTGCAAAGTATATCAGCTGAAGGATTGTATCCTGCAGGAGAAGGTGCTGGATATGCAGGAGGAATCGTTTCTGCAGCGGTAGATGGAATTAAGGTGGCAGAGAATATTATGAAGGAATATTTTTTATAA
- the ptb gene encoding phosphate butyryltransferase encodes MIKNFQEVLERVKKIDRKVIAVAVAEDEPVLKAVKKAREEGIADSILVGDREKIINIGTNIGMKIEDFHIIDEKDCKKAALKAVELVANKKADMVMKGLIDTANFLRAVLNKEKGLRDGGLMSHVAVFEVPGIDRLLFLTDAAFNMYPEIKEKIDIVKNAIKVAHAVGIECPKVAPICAVEVVNPNMPSTLDGAILSKMCERGQIRGCIIDGPLALDNAISKEAAIHKKIEGPVAGCADIILMPNIEAGNVMYKTLTYTTKCKNGGLLVGTKAPVILTSRADTEETKLNSIALAALVAELLKKK; translated from the coding sequence ATGATAAAAAACTTTCAAGAAGTTTTAGAAAGAGTAAAAAAAATAGACAGAAAAGTAATTGCCGTGGCAGTTGCAGAGGATGAACCTGTTTTAAAAGCGGTTAAAAAAGCAAGGGAAGAGGGAATTGCAGATTCAATACTTGTAGGTGACAGGGAGAAGATTATAAATATAGGAACAAATATAGGTATGAAAATTGAAGATTTTCACATTATAGATGAAAAGGATTGTAAAAAGGCTGCTTTAAAAGCCGTTGAATTAGTTGCAAACAAAAAAGCAGACATGGTAATGAAAGGTCTTATTGATACAGCCAATTTTCTAAGAGCTGTTTTAAACAAAGAAAAAGGACTTAGAGATGGTGGACTCATGTCCCATGTGGCAGTGTTTGAGGTGCCTGGAATTGATAGATTGTTATTTTTAACTGATGCAGCTTTTAATATGTATCCAGAGATAAAGGAAAAGATTGATATTGTAAAAAATGCTATAAAGGTTGCTCATGCTGTTGGAATAGAGTGTCCTAAGGTTGCTCCAATATGTGCAGTTGAAGTTGTAAATCCTAATATGCCCTCTACTTTAGATGGGGCTATATTATCTAAAATGTGTGAAAGAGGACAGATAAGAGGATGTATAATTGATGGGCCTTTAGCCTTAGACAATGCGATATCAAAAGAGGCAGCAATACACAAAAAAATAGAAGGACCTGTTGCAGGCTGTGCGGATATAATTTTGATGCCTAATATAGAAGCTGGCAATGTGATGTATAAGACATTAACCTATACCACAAAATGTAAAAATGGTGGGCTTTTGGTTGGCACAAAGGCACCAGTTATTTTGACTTCAAGGGCAGATACTGAAGAAACAAAATTGAACTCTATAGCTTTAGCAGCACTTGTGGCTGAACTTTTAAAGAAAAAATAA
- the buk gene encoding butyrate kinase, protein MSYEILAINPGSTSTKIGVYKDGNEILEETIRHSVEEIEKCGTILNQLDFREKVILEVLEKKKYNIKNLSAVVGRGGLLRPIEGGTYKVNEKMLEELRQGLQGHHACNLGAILADGIAKLLNIEAFIVDPGVVDELNDLARVSGLPEIRRKSIFHALNQKAVGKRYARDIGKKYEDLNLIIAHLGGGISVGAHENGRVVDVNNAFDGEGPFSPERSGSLPVGELIKLCYSGKYTLEELKKRITGKGGFVAYVGTNDVKEVYKMALSGDKKCKLLLDAMAYQIAKEIGRASVVLCGKVDAVIITGGIAYNEDIQRFIKKMVGFIAPFVVYPGEDELLALAQGGLRVLKGEEIAKEY, encoded by the coding sequence ATGTCATATGAAATATTAGCAATAAATCCTGGTTCTACGTCTACTAAAATTGGTGTTTATAAAGATGGAAATGAAATATTAGAAGAGACTATAAGACATTCAGTTGAAGAAATAGAGAAATGTGGGACCATACTTAACCAACTGGATTTTAGAGAAAAAGTCATATTAGAGGTTTTAGAAAAGAAAAAATATAATATAAAAAATTTAAGTGCAGTAGTTGGTAGAGGCGGATTACTAAGACCTATAGAAGGCGGAACTTATAAGGTTAATGAAAAGATGTTAGAGGAATTAAGACAAGGACTTCAAGGTCATCATGCATGTAATCTTGGTGCAATACTTGCAGATGGTATAGCTAAACTTTTAAATATAGAAGCCTTTATAGTTGATCCTGGAGTTGTTGATGAATTAAATGATTTAGCTAGAGTTTCAGGGCTTCCTGAAATAAGAAGAAAGAGTATATTTCATGCTTTAAACCAGAAGGCAGTAGGCAAAAGGTATGCAAGAGATATTGGAAAGAAGTATGAGGATTTAAATTTAATTATAGCCCACCTAGGAGGGGGAATTTCTGTAGGTGCTCATGAAAATGGAAGAGTAGTTGATGTAAACAACGCTTTTGATGGAGAAGGACCTTTTTCACCTGAAAGGTCAGGAAGTTTACCAGTTGGAGAGCTAATTAAGCTATGCTATAGTGGCAAATATACCTTGGAGGAACTTAAAAAAAGGATTACTGGAAAAGGTGGATTTGTTGCTTATGTTGGAACTAATGATGTAAAAGAAGTTTATAAAATGGCTTTATCTGGAGATAAAAAGTGTAAATTATTGTTAGATGCAATGGCATATCAAATAGCCAAAGAAATTGGAAGAGCTTCTGTTGTTTTATGTGGTAAGGTAGATGCAGTTATAATTACAGGAGGCATAGCATATAACGAAGATATACAAAGGTTTATAAAGAAGATGGTAGGATTTATAGCACCTTTTGTTGTATACCCTGGGGAAGATGAACTTTTAGCCTTAGCTCAAGGGGGACTTAGAGTTCTTAAAGGCGAGGAAATAGCAAAAGAATATTAA
- a CDS encoding ATP-binding protein, translated as MSNIRIFTGHFGSGKTEIALNKAMDLAKENKKVSIVDLDIVNPYFCVRELKSKLENKGINLIASKAEYVNAELMVVPSEVVSIFNKEVEDAIIDVGGDAEGAVVLGQYNRYFNEHGYKMYFVINNKRPLTKEVEDTLDYIKAIEKSSRLKVSELISNTNMSYETTIEDILEGHRQTKELSKRLNIPYNNLVCRKDLVKEVLSKVDVNVYGIDIYMKPPWR; from the coding sequence ATGAGTAACATAAGAATATTTACTGGTCATTTTGGAAGCGGTAAAACGGAAATAGCCTTAAATAAAGCAATGGATCTTGCTAAAGAAAATAAGAAAGTTTCCATAGTGGATTTGGATATTGTTAACCCGTATTTTTGTGTTAGAGAACTTAAAAGTAAATTAGAAAATAAGGGGATAAACCTTATAGCTTCAAAAGCAGAATATGTTAATGCGGAACTTATGGTGGTGCCTTCTGAAGTAGTATCTATTTTTAACAAAGAAGTTGAAGATGCAATAATAGATGTAGGAGGAGATGCAGAAGGTGCTGTAGTTTTAGGTCAGTATAATAGATATTTTAATGAGCATGGATATAAGATGTATTTTGTAATAAATAATAAAAGACCACTAACTAAAGAAGTTGAAGACACCCTAGATTATATTAAAGCAATAGAAAAGTCTTCAAGACTCAAGGTTTCAGAACTAATATCAAATACAAATATGTCATATGAAACTACAATTGAAGATATATTAGAAGGACATAGGCAAACAAAGGAGTTGTCAAAGAGGCTTAATATACCCTACAACAATTTGGTTTGCAGAAAAGACTTAGTAAAAGAGGTATTGTCAAAGGTTGATGTAAATGTTTACGGTATAGACATTTACATGAAGCCGCCGTGGAGGTAA
- a CDS encoding 4Fe-4S binding protein gives MPRVTFREDKCKGCGHCVEACPKKIIEFADKLNIKGYHPATVKEERMKECIGCASCGRICPDCAVIVEK, from the coding sequence ATGCCAAGAGTTACTTTTAGAGAAGACAAGTGTAAAGGATGCGGTCATTGTGTTGAGGCTTGCCCTAAAAAAATAATTGAGTTTGCAGACAAGTTAAATATAAAAGGTTACCATCCTGCAACTGTTAAAGAGGAAAGAATGAAAGAGTGCATAGGGTGCGCTTCTTGTGGGAGAATATGTCCCGATTGCGCAGTAATAGTTGAAAAATAA
- a CDS encoding 3-methyl-2-oxobutanoate dehydrogenase subunit VorB, whose protein sequence is MEEKVLMKGNEAIGEAAIRANCKAFFGYPITPQTEVAAYLSRKMPKIGRTFIQAESEIAAINMVYGAAGTGVRCMTSSSSPGISLKAEGMSYIAGAELPCVIINIVRGGPGLGSIQPAQSDYFQATKGCGHGDYNLPVFAPSSIQEMVDLIQDAFDVADMYRTPCMVMGDGMLGQMMEPVEFKERQAIELKEKTWAANGLNGREKHNVINSLYLKPEDLEKHNIKLQEKYKEIKEKEVRYELYNCEGNKDIIIVAYGTTSRICKNVVQMAKDQGIDMGLIRPITLWPFPVEAFEKTVNNTKYGYLSVEMSCGQMVEDVKLAVNGRKNVEFYGRTGGMVPHPKDILEKVKEIVGGVK, encoded by the coding sequence ATGGAAGAAAAGGTATTAATGAAAGGTAATGAAGCTATTGGCGAAGCAGCAATAAGAGCTAATTGCAAAGCTTTCTTTGGTTATCCAATAACTCCGCAGACAGAAGTTGCAGCTTATTTGTCTAGAAAAATGCCTAAAATTGGTAGAACTTTTATACAAGCAGAAAGTGAAATTGCAGCTATTAACATGGTTTATGGTGCTGCAGGAACTGGCGTTAGATGTATGACATCTTCAAGTAGCCCTGGAATAAGTTTAAAAGCTGAAGGAATGTCCTATATAGCAGGTGCAGAACTTCCTTGTGTAATCATAAATATAGTAAGAGGTGGCCCAGGACTTGGAAGTATTCAACCTGCCCAGTCTGATTATTTCCAAGCTACAAAAGGTTGTGGCCATGGAGATTATAATTTACCTGTGTTTGCTCCTTCTTCAATTCAAGAGATGGTTGATTTAATTCAAGATGCTTTTGATGTGGCTGATATGTATAGAACTCCATGTATGGTAATGGGTGATGGAATGCTTGGACAAATGATGGAGCCTGTAGAATTTAAGGAAAGACAAGCTATAGAGTTAAAAGAAAAGACTTGGGCTGCAAATGGCCTTAATGGAAGAGAAAAACACAATGTAATAAATTCATTGTATTTAAAACCTGAAGATTTAGAAAAACACAATATTAAATTGCAAGAGAAATATAAAGAAATAAAAGAAAAAGAAGTTAGATATGAGCTTTATAATTGTGAAGGAAATAAGGATATTATAATAGTTGCCTATGGAACTACTTCAAGAATATGCAAGAATGTAGTACAAATGGCTAAAGATCAGGGAATAGATATGGGGCTTATAAGACCAATAACTTTATGGCCATTCCCAGTAGAGGCTTTTGAAAAAACAGTCAACAATACAAAATATGGATACTTGTCTGTAGAGATGAGTTGTGGACAGATGGTTGAAGATGTAAAGCTTGCTGTTAATGGAAGAAAAAATGTAGAGTTCTATGGAAGAACCGGCGGTATGGTTCCGCATCCAAAAGATATATTAGAGAAAGTTAAGGAAATTGTAGGGGGTGTAAAATAA
- a CDS encoding thiamine pyrophosphate-dependent enzyme, with the protein MAIVFQPPKALLDVNTHYCPGCTHGIIHRLIAEVIDELQIVDKTIGVAPVGCSVLAYDYFACDMFEAAHGRAPAVATGIKRTNPDKVVFTYQGDGDLAAIGTAEIVHAATRGENITTVFVNNCIYGMTGGQMAPTTLPGQVTETTPYGRDVKLAGYPVRVAEMISTLTGACYVERVSVDTVPNIIKAKKAIKKAFENQLLGKGFSLIEVLSICPTNWGLSPQESMNWLRENMIPYYPLGLKKDTTTEEVK; encoded by the coding sequence ATGGCTATTGTATTTCAACCACCAAAAGCTTTATTAGATGTAAATACTCACTACTGTCCAGGATGTACTCATGGCATAATTCATAGATTAATTGCAGAAGTCATAGATGAACTTCAAATTGTAGACAAGACTATAGGGGTAGCGCCTGTTGGATGCTCAGTACTTGCTTATGATTATTTTGCTTGTGATATGTTTGAAGCAGCTCATGGAAGAGCTCCAGCTGTTGCTACAGGTATAAAAAGAACTAATCCGGACAAAGTAGTCTTTACCTATCAAGGTGATGGGGATTTAGCAGCAATTGGTACTGCAGAAATTGTACATGCTGCAACTAGAGGGGAGAATATAACTACTGTTTTTGTTAATAACTGTATATATGGTATGACAGGAGGACAGATGGCTCCAACTACTTTACCAGGTCAAGTAACAGAGACAACCCCTTATGGTAGAGATGTAAAATTAGCTGGATATCCAGTTAGAGTAGCTGAAATGATTTCAACACTAACTGGTGCATGTTATGTAGAAAGGGTTTCTGTAGATACAGTGCCAAATATAATTAAAGCAAAGAAGGCTATAAAAAAAGCATTTGAAAATCAACTTCTTGGGAAGGGTTTTTCACTAATTGAGGTATTATCAATTTGTCCAACTAACTGGGGATTATCACCTCAAGAGTCAATGAATTGGTTAAGGGAAAACATGATTCCTTACTATCCTCTTGGTCTTAAAAAAGATACTACAACTGAGGAGGTGAAATAA
- a CDS encoding 2-oxoacid:acceptor oxidoreductase family protein, which yields MTQEIIFAGFGGQGILSMGKFLAYAGMDANLNVSWLPSYGPEMRGGTANCSVILSLDPIGSPIVTNPNTVVIMNRPSLDKFEKQMVEGGLLIMDSDLVTRDCDREDLEVIKIPAQREAEKLGSKKIANMILLGALVKKTGVVSMEELLAALKAHGKEKFYEANKAALEKGAEYVI from the coding sequence ATGACACAGGAAATTATATTTGCTGGTTTTGGAGGACAAGGAATACTTTCCATGGGAAAATTTTTGGCTTATGCAGGTATGGATGCTAATTTAAATGTTTCATGGCTACCTTCTTATGGCCCAGAAATGCGTGGAGGCACAGCAAACTGTTCTGTAATATTATCTTTAGACCCTATAGGATCTCCTATAGTTACAAATCCTAATACTGTTGTAATTATGAATAGACCATCTCTTGACAAGTTTGAAAAACAAATGGTTGAGGGCGGACTTTTAATTATGGACAGTGACCTTGTAACAAGAGATTGTGACAGAGAGGATTTAGAAGTTATTAAGATACCAGCTCAAAGAGAAGCTGAAAAGCTTGGAAGTAAAAAAATTGCTAACATGATTCTTCTAGGTGCTCTTGTTAAAAAGACTGGGGTAGTTTCAATGGAAGAATTATTAGCTGCACTTAAAGCTCATGGAAAAGAAAAATTTTATGAAGCAAATAAAGCTGCTTTAGAAAAAGGCGCGGAGTATGTTATTTAA